A stretch of DNA from Nocardioides sp. Arc9.136:
GACCGTAGGTAAAGCCGCCGACACCGGTCCGGGAGCCGGCGGGCTCAGGGGTGGTTGAGCGGGTCGTCATCGTCGCCCGGGTCGTCGTCCTCGTCGTACGCCGCCTGGCCCTCGGGGAGCGCCTGCTCGATCACTCGGAGGCGCCGAGCTTCCTGCGCCTCGCTGCGCGAGATCGCGCGCGGACGGGTGGCCTTGGGCTCGTCCTCGGCGCTGGTCTCGCCGGCCTGGAGGATCGCGTCTATGACGGAGAGCACGACTTGGCGCTGTTGGTCGTCGAGTCGGTCGGCGCGGGTGGGGAGGGTGAAGCGGCCGAGCCGCGGGCGGATCTTGGCGGCGGTGTAGACGTCCTCGATGGGGACGTCGAGCATGGTGGCGAGCGCGCTCGCGGTCGCGTCGGAGATGCGGGAGTGCCCGTTGCGGATGCGGCGGAAGACCTCGTAGGTCGGCGGCGGGCCGAGCTGCTCCTCGCCCGTCTCGACGCGCTCGGCGTTGCGGTCGTTCGTCGAGTCGAGCAGGCGTTGGTACGCCTCGCGGAGGCTGATGTTCTCGCCACGTCCACGGCGCTTCCCCATCTCTCGGAGTCTGCGCTCCATGAGGTCCTGGAGCGTCTCGTTCACGTCGCTCAAGGTGGGGCCTTCCCGTTTGGCTTGTACAACGCGGTGCCGTGAACGACAGCGCTGTAAGCACAAGTCACAAGTAGCAATGGACGTCGCGGGTCGGGCGTGACCTGCGAAGACATTCCAGCGGATCGCTTGTACAACTCACAACTGGTTGCTACCGTCTCGCGTTGTAGTTGTAATCGAGATGCAGGAGGCGCACCATGAGCACACGAATCCGACGCCGGCCTCGGCCGCCGATCCCTGAGGTGTGGATGTACGTCATCGACCCGAACAAGCTGAAGCGCCGGCGGCGCGAGAAGGGCCTCACGCAGGGCCAGCTCGCGGTCTTCGGTCGGTGCACCCAGCAGTACGTGTCGCTGCTGGAGTCCGGTCGCGACCGGGACTGCAGCGAGGACATCGCGCTGCGGATCGCGAAGGCGCTCGACGTGACCCTGGAGGACTACTTCGAGGCCCGCGAGGTCGTTCGCACGTCCGCTGTTGCTACTGCCTCCCGAGGCGGTAGTGCAGCGTGAGCGACCGCAAGCAGATCGCGAAGATCGCCGCTCGCACCCGGTGGGCGAACACCGAGGACCGGTCGGCTGCGACCCAGGCCGCGCGGGACGCGATGGCCCGGAAGTTCGAGGACCAGGTCGACCCCGAGCGGAAGCTCCCGGCCGACGAGCGCGCGATCCGCGCCGAGTCCGCGCGCCGCGCGCACTACCAGCGCCTGGCGCTCAAGTCGGCGCAGTCGCGCCGCGCCAAGCGCATCGCCTGAACAAGCCCAGAACAGCCGCAGGGTCCGGCATCTCGCCTGGCAGCGACCGGACCCCACGAACGAGAGGAAGCGTCTCATGACCGAGACGAACCAGACCACCAACACCCACCACCGCAAGCGCGCCGCCATGGTCGCCGGGCTCCGCGCCTTGGCCGACGACATCGAGCGGTCCACCGCCCTGCTTCCCACCCACGTGCCGGTCGCGCAGTGGCTCATCTTCGGCGACCAGAACCAGAAGGAGACCGCGGCTCAGGTCGTCCGGTCCCTCGGCGGCCACTGGGACAAGGGCCGACGTCACGGCGGCGGCGACCTGTTCGACTTCACCAAGGAGTACGGCGGTGGAGTCCGCGCCGAGGTTGTCGTCGACCGCGACGAGGTCTGCGAGCGCGTGGTTGTCCGCACCGAGACCGTCACCATCCCCGCCACCGACCTGCAGGTCATCGAGCCCCAGCCCGAGCGCACCGAGACCCGCGAGGTTGTCGAGTGGCGCTGCGCCCCGCTACTGACCGACACCGCACCGTCCGACGAGGACGAGGACCCCACGCCCATCGAGCAGTGGGAAGTCACCACCCCCGCGGCCGTCTACGCCACCGGCGACGAGCTCGAGGAGCCGACCCGATGAGCACCGTCCGGGACCAGCTCATCGAGCGGCAGTCCACCGACGTCCTCGTCGCGCTCGTCCAGCACATCCGCGACCAGGGCCTCGGCACCCCGCTCGCCATCACCCCGCCGTCGTCGGCCCTCCCCTACTTCTCCCTCGCGATCGCGCACTACTCGCTCGACGCCTGGCTCGCCTCCCCCCTCGTCGAGGTCCTCGACACCGAGACCGCCCCCTCGGGGAACCGCCGCCACGAGCACATCACCGTGACCATCCGGTTCGCCGGCCTCATCCCCATCCGACTCGTCACCACCCGCACCACCCTGCAGGCGGTGCCGGCATGAGCGCCTACGACTGGTCCTGCGTCGCGCTCATCGCCGGCGCGATCGTCGCGATGTCGATCTACGTCTACGTCGTCGACCCGGCCCGCCAGGAGCGGAAGCACCGCGAGCAGGCCGAGGACCAGGTCGCGCTCGCCCGCGCGACCGGCGTCCTCTCCCCCGACCACACCGAGTGCCACGGCGGCTGCGGTCTCGTCCTCTGCCTCGACGACGTCACCTGCCCCGGCCACGCCGTCACCGAGTGCACCCACCACGGGCTGCTCTGCGGCGACTGCCGTCTCGCCGACTGCACCGACTGCCGACTCGACGCCGCTCACGACGCGGGGGTGCTGGGATGACCACCGACACCCGCTGGGCTGTGCCCGCCGACGCGTTCCTCACCGGCGGCCCCGTCGTCGCCGACGACCACGACGCGCTCGTCGACCTCGTCGACGCCGGCCTCTTCTACTGCGGTCGCTCGTTCCGCCACGCCCGCCACGAGGTCACCAAGGACGGCCGCGACCTGTGGTGCTCGGGGCGCCGGTTCGGCGACGCCCGGCCGACGCCGAAGCACCGTGCGACCGCGCGGGTCGTGCACCGGTCGTACCCGCTCGACTTCCAGCCCCGGCACTGCGCCGGCACCAGCTGCCTCGGTCACGCCCACCCTGGCGAGCCGCAGCTGCCGGTGTGGGGCCCGGCCGGGCAGGACGTGATCCCGTGAGCGCCCCGGACGAGCACGAGATGACCGGCCCGCTGCGGATCCACGGCGACGACGTCCCCGTCGTCACCGGCCGACCGATGGACCACAAGGCCCAGCCGAAGAAGAAGGACAAGGGCCCCATCCCCGCACGGCAGGGGAACGGCTACTACGCCGACCACGCCACCGGCGACCGCCTCCGCTCCGTCACCACCATCCTCTCCGGCGGCGTTCCCAAGCCCGCGCTCGTCCACTGGGCCGGGAACACCTGCACCGACGCCGCCATCGAGGCGCTCCCCCTCCTGGTCGCCGCGTCGCGCCGGCCCGAGCAGCTCGCCGAGCTGCGGAACTGGATCACCCGGGCGCACACCCGGAAGAAGGACGAGCGCGCCGAGGTCGGGTCCGCGGTCCACGCGATCATCGAGTCCCGCCTCCTCGGCACCCCCCTGCCCGCGTCGGTCACGGTGGCCGGCCAGGAGTGGGCGTTCGACGGGCCGGAGCTCGCGCCGTTCATCGAGCAGTTCGCCCGCATGGAGGCCGAGTGGCGTCCGCGGTGGACGGCCTCGGAGATGGTGGTGGCGAACGCCGAACACGGCTGGGCCGGGACGTTGGACTACACGATCGCCGCGGATGGGCTGATCGGCGACATGCTCCGCGCCCGCGGGTACGTCGTCGACCCGGCCGGCGACCTGATGGGCGACACGAAGACCGGCGGCGAGTGGGACCGGATCACGTCCGGTGGTCACGTGCACGGGGTCTACCCGGAAG
This window harbors:
- a CDS encoding helix-turn-helix transcriptional regulator, which produces MSTRIRRRPRPPIPEVWMYVIDPNKLKRRRREKGLTQGQLAVFGRCTQQYVSLLESGRDRDCSEDIALRIAKALDVTLEDYFEAREVVRTSAVATASRGGSAA